The Pseudomonas wenzhouensis genome has a segment encoding these proteins:
- a CDS encoding SulP family inorganic anion transporter: MHLPELQSLLPFLRWLPDTGRKTLGNDLLVGLAGAILALPQSLAYALIAGLPAEYGLYAAIVPVIIACLWGSSWHLICGPTAAISIVLFTSVTPMARIGSDEFIALILLLTFLAGLFQWLLGLLRFGALVNFVSQSVVLGFTLGAALVIAIGQMPNLLGVEVANQPTALTSLLLIGQHLPEAHWPSVALAALTLLLSLTVRKCWPKAPALLIGLVCGSLLAWLLPARFTADIALVAPFEGGLPPLTMLSFDLDDVLRLLPAAVACGMLGLVTSLSIARALAVKSHQFLDANQEVRAQGLSNMLGPWFSASLSAGSFTRSALNLQAGARTPLAGVFSALLVALFAVFGAALLTHIPLPVMAAGILLICWGLVDLPAIGALRRVSRAEFMVMLLTFTATLVLELQTAIYAGVLASLFFYLKRTSQPRVRLWQDGEDEVLRIDGSIFFGACQYIQQLLQRSRGRRLVIDARHINFIDYAGVAMLHQEARRLQALKRSLVLRQARPQVVEEILKLEGAEHCPVVFEE, encoded by the coding sequence ATGCACTTACCCGAGCTTCAGAGCCTGCTACCGTTTCTCCGCTGGTTGCCTGACACTGGCCGCAAGACCCTCGGCAACGACCTGCTGGTGGGCCTGGCCGGTGCCATCCTGGCCCTGCCGCAATCGCTGGCCTACGCACTGATTGCCGGCCTGCCCGCCGAATACGGCCTGTACGCCGCCATCGTGCCGGTGATCATCGCCTGCCTGTGGGGCTCGTCCTGGCACCTGATCTGCGGGCCGACAGCGGCTATCTCCATCGTCCTGTTCACCAGTGTCACGCCCATGGCGCGTATCGGCAGCGACGAGTTCATCGCGTTGATCCTGCTGCTGACCTTTCTCGCCGGGCTGTTTCAGTGGCTGCTGGGCCTGCTGCGTTTCGGCGCGCTGGTGAACTTCGTCTCGCAGTCGGTGGTGCTCGGTTTCACCCTGGGCGCGGCGCTGGTGATCGCCATCGGCCAGATGCCCAATCTGCTCGGCGTCGAGGTCGCCAACCAACCCACGGCCCTGACCAGCCTGCTGCTGATCGGCCAGCACCTGCCCGAAGCGCACTGGCCCAGCGTTGCCCTGGCCGCTCTGACCCTGCTGCTGAGCCTGACTGTGCGCAAGTGCTGGCCAAAGGCCCCCGCACTGCTGATCGGCCTGGTCTGCGGCAGTCTGCTGGCGTGGCTATTACCGGCACGTTTCACCGCTGACATCGCCCTGGTGGCACCGTTCGAAGGAGGCCTGCCGCCTTTGACCATGCTGAGTTTCGACCTCGACGACGTGCTGCGCCTGCTACCGGCAGCGGTGGCCTGCGGCATGCTCGGGCTGGTCACCAGCCTGTCCATCGCCCGCGCGCTGGCAGTGAAGTCACACCAGTTCCTCGACGCCAACCAGGAGGTGCGCGCCCAGGGTCTGTCGAACATGCTCGGGCCGTGGTTCTCTGCCTCGCTGTCAGCCGGCTCCTTCACCCGCTCGGCGCTGAACCTGCAGGCTGGCGCGCGTACGCCGTTGGCCGGGGTGTTCTCGGCGCTGCTGGTGGCGCTGTTCGCGGTGTTCGGCGCAGCGCTGCTGACGCATATCCCGCTGCCGGTGATGGCGGCCGGCATCCTGCTGATCTGTTGGGGGCTGGTGGATCTGCCGGCGATTGGCGCGCTGCGCCGGGTCAGCCGCGCCGAGTTCATGGTGATGTTGCTGACCTTCACCGCCACCCTGGTGCTGGAGTTGCAGACGGCGATCTACGCCGGCGTGCTGGCCTCGCTGTTCTTCTACCTCAAGCGTACCTCGCAACCGCGCGTGCGCCTGTGGCAGGACGGTGAGGATGAGGTGCTGCGCATCGACGGCTCGATCTTCTTCGGCGCCTGCCAGTACATCCAGCAACTACTGCAGCGCAGCCGTGGTCGGCGCCTGGTGATCGATGCACGGCACATCAACTTCATCGACTACGCCGGGGTAGCGATGCTGCATCAGGAGGCGCGCCGTCTGCAGGCGCTCAAGCGCAGCCTGGTGCTGCGCCAGGCGCGCCCGCAGGTGGTGGAGGAAATCCTCAAGCTGGAAGGTGCCGAGCACTGCCCGGTCGTGTTCGAAGAGTGA
- the pbpG gene encoding D-alanyl-D-alanine endopeptidase translates to MRLRHSILGLLLCGSLVVSNLQAAPTQAKQELAAGSALLIDLKTGQELYSSNPDLRLPVASVTKLMTAMVVLDAKLPLDERLPITIRDTQEMQGVFSRVRIGSEITRREMLHLALMSSENRAAASLAHHYPGGHAAFVAAMNAKARALGMRNSHFVEPTGLSERNVATARDLALMVKAANQYPLIHQFSTDSEATIAFRKPNYTLGFRNTNALVRKPDWSIDLSKTGFTNAAGRCLVMATTIANRPVAFVVLGAFGKYTHMADANRLKRWMETGKVTPVPAAALSYKQQKLAEWNLQARQ, encoded by the coding sequence GTGAGACTGCGTCATTCGATTTTGGGCCTGCTGCTGTGCGGTAGCCTTGTTGTTTCGAACCTTCAGGCCGCCCCGACCCAGGCGAAGCAGGAACTGGCCGCTGGCAGTGCATTGCTGATCGACCTGAAAACCGGCCAGGAACTCTACTCCAGCAACCCGGATCTGCGCCTGCCGGTGGCCTCGGTGACCAAGCTGATGACCGCCATGGTGGTGCTCGACGCCAAGCTGCCGCTGGATGAGCGGCTGCCGATCACCATACGCGACACCCAGGAAATGCAAGGCGTGTTCTCCCGCGTGCGCATCGGCAGCGAAATCACCCGCCGCGAAATGCTGCACCTGGCGCTGATGTCCTCAGAGAACCGCGCCGCTGCCAGCCTCGCGCACCACTATCCGGGCGGCCACGCGGCATTCGTCGCAGCGATGAATGCCAAGGCCAGGGCGCTGGGCATGCGCAATAGCCACTTCGTCGAGCCCACCGGCCTGTCCGAGCGGAACGTCGCCACGGCGCGTGATCTGGCGCTGATGGTCAAAGCCGCCAACCAGTATCCGCTGATTCACCAGTTCAGCACCGACTCCGAAGCCACCATTGCCTTCCGCAAACCCAACTACACCCTGGGTTTTCGTAACACCAACGCCCTGGTGCGCAAGCCCGACTGGAGCATCGACCTGAGCAAGACCGGCTTCACCAATGCCGCCGGCCGCTGCCTGGTGATGGCCACCACCATCGCCAACCGCCCGGTGGCCTTCGTGGTACTCGGCGCCTTTGGCAAGTACACCCACATGGCCGACGCCAACCGCCTCAAGCGCTGGATGGAAACCGGCAAGGTCACCCCGGTGCCGGCTGCAGCGCTGAGCTACAAGCAGCAGAAGCTGGCCGAGTGGAATCTGCAGGCCAGGCAGTGA
- the ybaL gene encoding YbaL family putative K(+) efflux transporter has protein sequence MEHNISLITMLAGGFGLALIFGFMAEKLKLPALVGYLLAGIALGPATPGMVADMELAPQLLEIGVMLLMFGVGLHFSLKDLLAVKKIALPGAVVQMSMATVLGLGVASWWGWTFGESLLLGLSLSCASTVVLLKALDTRGITDSMNGRIAVGWLVVEDLATVLVLVLLPPLAGMLGGKVIGADAATPLWQVLGVTLLQVVGFIALMLVVGRRVLPWMLLQIARTGSRELFTLSVVAAAIGIAYGASVLFHVSFALGAFFAGTVMRESDLSHRAAEESLPLRDAFSVLFFVSVGMLFEPAVLIEEPLHVLAVVAIIILGKGLAAALLVLAFRYPLSTALTVAASLAQIGEFSFILAGLGKDLGLVSAEGMSLVLAGALISIALNPLVFACIKPLKELALRRSALARRLEYREDPLAVLPATTERKYLEGQVVVVGYGRVGRRIAKALLDRGIPFVVVEQNRERVEQIRGQGIAAVSGDSAEPGTLIQAHIAKAAMLVIATPDPLHVQRMVETARLLNPGIDVVIRTHSPDAVEIFRREAIGAVFFDEEELARGMKNHILSRFAPQQTEGHTPAHGH, from the coding sequence ATGGAGCACAACATATCCCTCATTACCATGTTGGCCGGTGGTTTCGGTCTTGCCCTGATCTTCGGATTCATGGCGGAAAAGCTGAAGCTGCCGGCGTTGGTGGGTTATCTCTTAGCCGGCATCGCACTCGGCCCGGCAACGCCTGGCATGGTCGCGGACATGGAACTGGCCCCGCAGTTGCTGGAAATCGGCGTGATGCTGCTGATGTTCGGCGTCGGCCTGCACTTCTCCCTGAAAGACCTGCTGGCCGTGAAGAAGATCGCCCTGCCCGGTGCGGTGGTGCAGATGAGCATGGCCACCGTACTAGGCCTCGGTGTCGCCAGCTGGTGGGGTTGGACCTTCGGCGAGAGCCTGCTGCTCGGGCTGTCGCTGTCCTGCGCCAGTACCGTGGTGCTGCTCAAGGCGCTGGATACGCGCGGCATCACCGACTCGATGAATGGCCGTATCGCCGTGGGCTGGCTGGTGGTCGAAGACCTCGCCACCGTACTGGTGCTGGTACTGCTGCCGCCGCTGGCCGGCATGCTCGGCGGCAAGGTGATCGGTGCCGATGCCGCTACGCCGCTGTGGCAGGTACTGGGCGTGACCCTGCTGCAAGTGGTCGGCTTCATTGCGCTGATGCTGGTGGTTGGGCGCCGCGTACTGCCCTGGATGCTGCTGCAGATCGCCAGGACCGGCTCGCGCGAACTGTTCACCCTGTCCGTCGTCGCCGCGGCCATCGGCATCGCCTACGGCGCTTCGGTACTGTTCCACGTGTCGTTCGCCCTCGGCGCCTTCTTCGCCGGTACGGTGATGCGCGAGTCGGACCTCTCGCACCGTGCGGCCGAGGAGTCGCTGCCGCTGCGTGACGCCTTCTCGGTGTTGTTCTTCGTTTCCGTCGGCATGCTGTTCGAGCCGGCCGTGCTGATCGAAGAGCCGCTGCACGTGCTGGCCGTGGTAGCCATCATCATCCTCGGCAAGGGGCTGGCCGCAGCGCTGCTGGTGTTGGCCTTCCGCTACCCGCTGAGCACGGCACTGACCGTGGCGGCGAGCCTGGCGCAGATCGGTGAGTTCTCCTTCATCCTTGCCGGTCTGGGCAAGGATCTTGGCCTGGTCTCGGCCGAGGGCATGAGTCTGGTGCTGGCGGGTGCGCTGATTTCCATTGCCCTCAATCCACTGGTATTCGCCTGCATCAAACCGCTCAAGGAGTTGGCGCTGCGCCGCTCGGCGCTGGCGCGTCGTCTCGAATACCGCGAAGACCCGCTGGCCGTGCTACCGGCGACGACCGAGCGCAAATACCTCGAGGGACAGGTGGTGGTGGTCGGATACGGCCGCGTGGGCCGGCGTATCGCCAAGGCGCTGCTCGATCGTGGCATTCCCTTCGTCGTGGTCGAGCAGAATCGTGAGCGTGTCGAGCAGATCCGGGGCCAGGGCATCGCTGCGGTCAGCGGTGATTCGGCCGAGCCGGGTACGCTGATCCAGGCCCATATCGCCAAGGCAGCGATGCTGGTGATCGCCACGCCCGATCCACTGCACGTGCAGCGCATGGTCGAAACCGCGCGCCTGCTCAACCCAGGTATCGACGTGGTGATCCGCACGCACAGCCCCGATGCAGTGGAAATCTTCCGTCGTGAGGCCATCGGCGCAGTGTTCTTCGATGAGGAAGAACTGGCGCGCGGCATGAAGAATCACATTCTCTCCAGGTTCGCCCCTCAGCAAACCGAGGGCCATACACCTGCTCACGGGCACTGA
- a CDS encoding SulP family inorganic anion transporter — translation MKPASLRADLLAGLTSSFALVPECIAFALVAQVNPLMGLYGAFIICTLTALFGGRPGMISGAAGSMAVVIVALVVQHGVQYLLATVLLGGLIMLAFGLLRLGKLIRMVPHPVMLGFVNGLAIIIALAQFEHFQHDGHWLQGKALYLMLGLVALTMLIVYLLPRLTRAVPPALVAILGIGALVYLLDLPTHTLGDMAQIAGGLPSLVLPDIPWNLETLAIIAPYAVLMALVGLLETLLTLNLTDEITATRGHPDRECVALGAANMVSGAFGGMGGCAMIGQTVINLSSGGRGRLSGVVAGVMILLFVLFLSPLIERIPLAALVGVMFVVAQQTFAWGSLRVAGKVPANDVLVIVAVTAITVATDLATAVLCGIVIAALNFAWQHARELYADSDMQADGSKLYRAHGTLFFASCTTFLAQFEPADDPQQVTLDCRHLSFVDYSAIAALKTLRERYERAGKHLRVVHLSERCKQLLKRAGSEH, via the coding sequence ATGAAACCCGCCTCCCTACGCGCCGACCTGCTGGCCGGCCTCACCTCCTCCTTCGCCCTGGTGCCCGAGTGCATCGCCTTCGCCCTGGTGGCGCAGGTCAACCCACTGATGGGCCTGTACGGCGCCTTCATCATCTGCACCCTCACCGCACTGTTCGGTGGCAGGCCGGGGATGATCTCCGGTGCGGCCGGTTCGATGGCGGTGGTGATCGTCGCCCTGGTGGTGCAGCACGGTGTGCAGTACCTGCTGGCCACGGTGCTGCTCGGCGGCCTGATCATGCTCGCGTTCGGCCTGCTGCGCCTGGGCAAGCTGATCCGTATGGTGCCGCACCCGGTGATGCTGGGTTTCGTCAACGGCCTGGCGATCATCATCGCCCTGGCCCAGTTCGAGCACTTCCAGCATGACGGTCACTGGCTGCAGGGCAAGGCGCTGTACCTGATGCTCGGTCTGGTGGCGCTGACCATGCTCATCGTCTACCTGCTGCCACGCCTGACCCGCGCGGTGCCGCCAGCGCTGGTGGCGATCCTCGGCATCGGTGCGCTGGTCTACCTGCTCGATCTGCCCACGCACACCCTCGGCGACATGGCGCAGATCGCCGGTGGCCTGCCGAGCCTGGTGCTGCCGGACATTCCCTGGAACCTGGAAACCCTCGCCATCATCGCTCCCTATGCGGTGCTGATGGCCCTGGTCGGCCTACTGGAAACCCTGCTGACGCTGAACCTCACCGACGAGATCACCGCCACGCGCGGCCACCCGGATCGTGAGTGTGTCGCCCTCGGTGCGGCCAACATGGTTTCCGGCGCATTCGGCGGCATGGGCGGTTGTGCGATGATCGGCCAGACCGTGATCAACCTCAGCTCCGGCGGGCGCGGACGCCTGTCCGGGGTGGTCGCCGGGGTGATGATCCTGCTTTTCGTGCTGTTCCTCTCGCCGCTGATCGAGCGCATCCCACTGGCGGCGCTGGTGGGCGTGATGTTCGTGGTGGCGCAGCAGACCTTCGCCTGGGGTTCGCTGCGCGTCGCCGGCAAGGTGCCGGCCAATGACGTGCTGGTGATCGTTGCGGTGACCGCCATCACTGTCGCCACCGACCTGGCCACCGCCGTGCTCTGCGGCATCGTCATCGCCGCGCTCAACTTCGCCTGGCAGCACGCCCGCGAGCTGTACGCCGACAGCGATATGCAGGCCGACGGCAGCAAGCTGTACCGCGCCCACGGCACCCTGTTCTTCGCCTCCTGCACCACCTTCCTGGCACAGTTCGAGCCAGCCGACGACCCGCAACAGGTGACTCTCGACTGCCGCCACCTGAGCTTCGTCGACTACTCGGCCATCGCCGCGCTGAAGACCCTGCGCGAGCGCTACGAACGCGCCGGCAAGCACCTGCGCGTGGTGCACCTGTCCGAGCGTTGCAAGCAGTTGCTCAAGCGGGCGGGCTCAGAACACTGA
- the trpA gene encoding tryptophan synthase subunit alpha → MSRLQSRFAELKAENRAALVTFITAGDPDYATSLSILKGLPDAGADVIELGMPFTDPMADGPAIQLANIRALAGKQGMQQTLQMVREFRAGNQSTPLVLMGYYNPIFVYGVERFISDAKEAGVDGLIVVDLPPEHNDELCEPAQSAGMDFIRLTTPTTDDDRLPTVLAGSSGFVYYVSVAGVTGAGAATMDHVEEAVARLRRHTDLPLCIGFGIRTPEHAAEVAKRAEGAVVGSALIDKIAEAQSPQQAIDGVLGLCRELAEGVRGARR, encoded by the coding sequence ATGAGCCGCCTGCAAAGCCGTTTCGCCGAACTGAAAGCGGAAAACCGCGCCGCGCTGGTGACCTTCATCACCGCCGGTGACCCCGACTACGCCACCTCGCTGAGCATCCTCAAGGGCCTGCCGGACGCCGGTGCCGACGTGATCGAACTGGGCATGCCGTTCACCGACCCGATGGCCGACGGCCCGGCCATCCAGCTCGCCAACATCCGCGCGCTGGCTGGCAAGCAGGGCATGCAGCAGACGCTGCAGATGGTTCGCGAATTTCGCGCTGGCAACCAGAGCACGCCGCTGGTGCTGATGGGCTACTACAACCCGATCTTCGTCTACGGCGTCGAGCGCTTCATCAGTGACGCCAAGGAAGCCGGTGTCGACGGCCTGATCGTGGTCGACCTGCCGCCGGAGCATAACGACGAACTGTGCGAGCCGGCGCAGAGCGCAGGCATGGACTTCATCCGCCTGACCACGCCGACCACCGACGACGACCGCCTGCCCACCGTGCTGGCTGGTAGCTCCGGCTTCGTCTACTACGTATCGGTGGCCGGCGTCACCGGCGCCGGTGCGGCAACCATGGATCACGTCGAGGAGGCCGTGGCGCGCCTGCGTCGCCACACCGACCTGCCCCTGTGCATCGGCTTCGGCATCCGCACTCCGGAGCACGCCGCCGAAGTGGCCAAGCGCGCCGAAGGTGCGGTGGTCGGCTCGGCACTGATCGACAAGATCGCCGAGGCACAAAGCCCGCAGCAGGCCATCGACGGCGTGCTCGGTCTGTGCCGCGAACTGGCCGAAGGGGTGCGCGGCGCTCGGCGCTGA
- the trpB gene encoding tryptophan synthase subunit beta, producing MTSFRTGPDARGLFGRFGGQFVAETLMPLINSLAAEYEKAKSDPAFFEELTYFHRDFIGRATPLYYAERLSEHFGGAKIYLKREDLNHTGAHKINNCIGQILLAKRMGKQRIIAETGAGMHGVATATVAARFGMQCVVYMGATDIERQQANVFRMKLLGAEVIPVTAGTGTLKDAMNEALRDWVTNVHNTFYLIGTAAGPHPYPAMVRDFQSVIGNEVREQILEKEGRLPDSLVACIGGGSNAIGLFHPFLDDEGVQIVGVEAAGHGVDTGKHAASMAGGAPGVLHGNRTFLLQDEDGQITDAHSISAGLDYPGVGPEHAWLHEIKRVEYVPISDDEALTAFHQCCRLEGIIPALESAHALAEAFKRAPKLPKDHLMVINLSGRGDKDMQTVMHHMQDNQEKHA from the coding sequence ATGACCTCATTTCGCACCGGCCCCGACGCCCGCGGCCTGTTCGGCCGTTTCGGCGGTCAGTTCGTCGCCGAAACCCTGATGCCGTTGATCAACTCGCTGGCCGCCGAATACGAGAAGGCCAAGAGTGATCCGGCTTTCTTCGAAGAGCTCACTTATTTCCACCGCGACTTCATTGGTCGCGCTACCCCTCTTTATTACGCCGAGCGCCTGAGCGAGCACTTCGGCGGGGCGAAGATCTACCTCAAGCGCGAAGACCTGAATCACACCGGCGCGCACAAGATCAACAACTGCATCGGTCAGATCCTGCTGGCCAAGCGCATGGGCAAGCAGCGCATCATCGCCGAGACCGGCGCCGGCATGCACGGCGTGGCCACTGCCACCGTGGCCGCGCGCTTCGGCATGCAGTGCGTGGTGTACATGGGCGCCACCGACATCGAGCGCCAGCAGGCCAACGTCTTCCGCATGAAGCTGCTCGGCGCCGAGGTGATCCCGGTCACCGCCGGCACCGGCACCCTCAAGGACGCCATGAACGAGGCCCTGCGCGACTGGGTGACCAACGTTCACAACACCTTCTACCTGATCGGCACCGCCGCCGGCCCACATCCGTATCCGGCCATGGTGCGCGACTTCCAGTCGGTAATCGGCAACGAAGTGCGCGAGCAGATCCTCGAGAAGGAAGGCCGCCTGCCCGACTCGCTGGTAGCCTGCATCGGCGGTGGCTCCAACGCCATCGGCCTGTTCCACCCCTTCCTCGATGATGAAGGCGTGCAGATCGTCGGCGTCGAAGCCGCCGGTCACGGCGTCGACACTGGCAAGCACGCGGCGAGCATGGCCGGCGGCGCGCCGGGCGTGCTGCACGGCAACCGCACCTTCCTGCTGCAGGACGAGGACGGCCAGATCACCGACGCCCACTCGATTTCCGCCGGCCTCGACTACCCCGGCGTCGGCCCGGAACACGCCTGGTTGCACGAGATCAAGCGCGTCGAATACGTGCCGATCAGCGACGATGAAGCGCTCACCGCCTTCCACCAGTGCTGCCGCCTGGAAGGCATCATCCCGGCCCTGGAAAGCGCCCACGCGCTGGCCGAAGCCTTCAAGCGCGCACCCAAACTGCCCAAGGATCACCTGATGGTGATCAACCTGTCCGGTCGTGGCGACAAGGACATGCAGACCGTGATGCACCACATGCAGGACAACCAGGAGAAGCACGCATGA